From one Campylobacter concisus genomic stretch:
- a CDS encoding M16 family metallopeptidase: MKILDINVKNVKIPVVFESSKAMPVVSLKLVFKAAGSSQNGKLAGLARLSANLLNEGDMKLGSAKFAKELEVRAISLNASCGFEIFCIDLNCLKEHFVFACGKLKELISAPNLTEEILNRCKTVTLGEIAANENDFDYVARQGLFEILYPKSVLALPSIGTKKSIKAITLEDVSKFLNEHLDLSNLLCVLGGDIDEKQTKELASVLEILKPGKVRKLERFSPSDKCESSEIIRQSEQAYIYFGAPFDVKPEEKYKAAVATFILGEGGFGSRLMEEIRVKRGLAYSAYARNLLNLSYSQLYGYMQTKNEKKDEAIAVIKEEILKFSKKGVSKAELEQAKKFLLGSLPLRLETLFKRLDIAQGEFYEHGELGAFLKDLDKISALSLSELNSFIKAHAEINQLSFCVLKNEI, encoded by the coding sequence ATGAAAATTTTAGATATCAATGTAAAAAATGTAAAAATCCCAGTCGTTTTTGAAAGCTCAAAAGCGATGCCAGTAGTGAGCCTAAAGCTAGTTTTCAAGGCAGCTGGTAGCTCGCAAAATGGCAAGCTAGCAGGCCTTGCAAGGCTAAGTGCAAATTTGCTAAATGAGGGTGATATGAAGCTAGGCTCGGCTAAATTTGCCAAAGAGCTTGAAGTGCGGGCGATTAGCCTAAATGCAAGCTGCGGCTTTGAGATATTTTGCATCGATCTAAACTGCTTAAAAGAGCACTTTGTCTTTGCGTGCGGCAAGCTAAAAGAGCTTATAAGCGCTCCAAATTTAACAGAAGAAATTCTAAATAGGTGCAAAACCGTCACACTTGGCGAGATCGCAGCAAATGAAAACGACTTTGACTACGTGGCAAGGCAGGGACTCTTTGAGATTTTATACCCAAAAAGCGTGCTTGCTCTGCCAAGCATCGGCACGAAAAAGAGCATTAAAGCCATAACACTTGAAGACGTGAGTAAATTTTTAAATGAGCACTTAGACCTTTCAAACCTACTTTGCGTGCTAGGTGGCGACATCGACGAGAAGCAGACAAAAGAGCTTGCTAGCGTTTTAGAGATACTAAAACCTGGCAAGGTGCGAAAGCTAGAGCGCTTTAGCCCAAGCGACAAGTGTGAAAGTAGCGAGATCATCAGGCAAAGCGAGCAGGCATACATCTACTTTGGCGCGCCATTTGATGTAAAACCTGAAGAAAAATACAAGGCCGCAGTGGCGACATTTATCCTAGGCGAGGGTGGCTTTGGCTCGAGGCTCATGGAGGAGATCCGCGTGAAAAGAGGGCTTGCATACAGCGCCTACGCTAGAAATTTGCTAAATCTCTCTTACAGCCAGCTTTACGGCTACATGCAGACAAAAAATGAGAAAAAGGATGAGGCTATCGCCGTTATAAAAGAGGAAATTTTAAAATTTAGTAAAAAAGGCGTTAGCAAGGCCGAGCTTGAGCAGGCGAAGAAATTTTTACTTGGCTCGTTGCCGCTTAGGCTTGAGACGCTATTTAAGCGCCTTGACATCGCGCAGGGCGAGTTTTACGAGCATGGCGAGCTTGGGGCATTTTTAAAGGATCTGGATAAAATTTCAGCCCTTTCGCTAAGTGAGCTAAATAGCTTCATAAAAGCCCACGCAGAGATCAATCAGCTAAGTTTTTGCGTCTTAAAAAATGAAATTTGA
- a CDS encoding dehypoxanthine futalosine cyclase encodes MKRLSVNEAIDLIENAPLHELGKMALARKKELHPDGITTFIVDRNINYTNVCWVDCKFCAFYRHAKEENAYVLSFEEIGKKIEELIAIGGTQILFQGGVHPKLKIEWYEELVGYISKHYPSITIHGFSAVEIDYIARVSKISTKEVLRCLNEKGLYSMPGAGAEILSDRVRDIIAPKKCDTADWLRIHKEAHELGMKTTATMMFGTVESTREIVEHWEHIRNLQDETSGFRAFILWSFQGLNTKLMQEFPEIKKQSSNVYLRLLAVSRLFLDNFKNIQSSWVTQGSYVGQLALLFGANDLGSTMMEENVVKAAGASFRMNQEQMIELIKDVGEIPAKRNTNYDILEKF; translated from the coding sequence TTGAAAAGACTTAGTGTAAATGAAGCCATCGATCTTATAGAAAATGCACCGCTTCACGAGCTTGGCAAGATGGCGCTAGCTAGAAAAAAAGAGCTTCATCCAGATGGCATAACGACTTTTATCGTAGATCGCAACATCAACTATACAAACGTCTGCTGGGTGGATTGTAAATTTTGCGCATTTTACCGCCACGCAAAAGAAGAGAACGCTTATGTGCTAAGTTTTGAGGAGATCGGCAAGAAGATCGAGGAGCTAATCGCCATTGGCGGCACGCAAATTTTATTTCAAGGTGGCGTTCATCCAAAGCTAAAGATCGAGTGGTACGAGGAGCTTGTCGGCTACATCAGCAAGCACTATCCAAGCATCACGATACATGGCTTTTCTGCAGTTGAGATCGACTATATCGCAAGAGTTTCAAAAATTTCTACAAAAGAGGTCTTAAGATGCCTAAATGAAAAGGGCTTATACTCGATGCCAGGGGCTGGAGCGGAGATTTTAAGTGATAGAGTGCGTGACATCATCGCCCCTAAAAAATGCGACACCGCAGACTGGCTTCGCATACACAAAGAGGCGCACGAGCTTGGCATGAAAACGACTGCAACGATGATGTTTGGCACGGTTGAGAGCACTCGTGAGATCGTGGAGCACTGGGAGCACATCAGAAATTTACAAGATGAAACATCTGGATTTAGAGCATTTATACTTTGGAGCTTTCAGGGGCTAAATACAAAGCTCATGCAAGAATTCCCAGAGATCAAAAAACAAAGCTCAAACGTCTATCTAAGGCTTCTTGCGGTTTCAAGGCTCTTTTTAGATAACTTTAAAAATATCCAAAGCAGCTGGGTCACGCAGGGTAGCTACGTAGGTCAGCTAGCACTTCTTTTTGGTGCAAATGATCTTGGTAGCACTATGATGGAAGAAAACGTCGTAAAGGCTGCAGGGGCTAGCTTTAGGATGAATCAAGAGCAGATGATCGAGCTTATAAAAGATGTTGGAGAAATTCCAGCTAAGCGCAACACAAACTACGATATTTTGGAGAAATTTTAG